In the Brevundimonas sp. MF30-B genome, CAGTGGCGCGAGCACCTGGTGCATCTGGACCATCTGCGGGGCGTCATCGGCCTGCGTGGCTATGGCCAGCGCGATCCGCTGAACGAGTACAAGACCGAAGCCTTCAACCTGTTCGAAGGCCTGCTGCATGAGCTGCGCCACAACGTCACCCGCTGGCTGATGACGGTCGAGTTCCGGTTCCAGCCGCCGCCGGAGATGCCCGAGTTTCAGGAGATCCACCTGAACCCCGGCACCGGCGAAAACGAGATGGCCAACCCCATGGCCCAGAACCCGGAAGGCCAATTGCAGGGCGACGACCGTGCGCGCCTGCCCGTCGAGGCCCTGCCTGCCGGCTGGCAGCAGACCTCGCGCAACGCGCCCTGCCCCTGCGGCTCGGGCCGCAAGTTCAAGCACTGCCACGGGGCGCTGGTCTGATCGGGCCGAACTGGTGACCTCCGACAACGCGGCCATCGCAACGACGCCTGTCGTACTGGTGGTCGCCGTCGCCCTGGTCGACGCCGACGGGCGCGTGCTTATCGCCCAGCGGCCCGAAGGCAAGCAGATGGCCGGCCTTTGGGAGTTCCCAGGCGGCAAGGTCGAGCCCGGTGAGCGGCCGGAGCAGGCCCTGATCCGGGAGCTGAAGGAAGAGCTGGACATTGACGTCCAGTCGGCCTGCCTGGCGCCCTTCGTTTTCGCCAGCCACGGTTACGAATCCTTTCACCTTCTGATGCCACTGTATCTGTGTCGGCGGTGGTCCGGCGTGGTGAAGGCCCGCGAGCACGCGCGGCTTGCGTGGGTCAAACCGGATCGGCTGAGGGACTATCCCATGCCGCCGGCGGACGAACCTCTGGTCGCCTGGCTGCGCGACCTGCTCTGACGCCTTGAGGAGGGCGGCCGGTCGATGCAGACCTTCATTCAGCGGCTGATCGACGATGAATCCGGGGCCACGGCGCTGGAGTACGGCCTGATCATCTCGCTGATGTTCCTTGTCTTCCTCAGCGCCCTGACCGCCTTTGGCAACCACACCAGCGGCCTTTTCAATCGAGCCATGGACGCGATCCGTGGGGCGATGGGCGGCTGACCGCTAATCCTCGCCCGTCTGCTCCCTGACGCCCAGGGCGTCCGCCAAACGCATCTTCGCCGATCCGCGCGTCAGCGGCTTCTGCTGGCTCTCGTGCGGGGCCCAGCCGGCCAGGTGGATGATCTCAAAGGTCGCGCGCACCCGCCCGTCCGGATCCGAGAACCGTTCCGCATAAAGCGCCGCCGCACGCGCGGCGATCTCGCGCGTCAGGGGCCGGACGGGCCCGGCCAGGGCGTTGGTTTCGCCCATGGCCCGCAGATCGCGCATCAGGGCGAAGGCGTCGGAATAGCGCACCACCACCGTGTCGACGTCCACCACCGGCAGGGCGAATCCCGCCCGTTGCAGCAGGGCCGCGCCGTCATAGCCGTCCGCGAAGGGCGACACCCGCGCCTGGGCGCCGCCGCGCACCTGAAGTTCTGCCTCGGTCAGGACCTGCCGCAGCTCCGATAACGTTCCAGCGCCGAAGATCGCACCGAGAAACAGCCCGTCGGGTCGCAACGCGCGCCGGATCTGGGCCAGGGCGCCGGGCAGGTCGTCGGCCCAGTGCAGGCCCAGCAAGGCCACGATCAGATCGGTCGATCCGGGCGCCCGATCCAGCGGCTGATGCGCCGGCGCCGCGCGCCAGGCCGGATCGCCGGCCTCGACCGCCCCCACGCGCTCCGCCGACGGTCCCTCGGCCAGGGCCTCGGCGAACAGGCCGACGTGAGGCGACAGGTCGACCGCGGCCGGAAACTCGCGCAGGATGGCCGCCAGACTGTCGGCGGCGTCGGCGGCGACGCGGCGGTGCAGGAAGTCGGCCTGGGGGAACAGGCCCTGCGCGCGCGCCAGACGGGCGGCGCGACGGGCGGGGTCGAACAGTCGGGGCGGGGCGGAGGAGGAGCTCATGTCGCTTCAGGATGGGGGCTGGACGCGCGGTTTGAAAGCCGCGCCGCACCTCAAGGCGTTCGGGCGCGCCCTCGCCGACGTGCTTTTGCCGCCCCTGGCGCACGACAGCCGCGAGGCCACCGCCTCCATGGGCCTGACGCCCGACGCCTGGAGCCGCGTGGTGTTCCTGGAGGATCCCGTGTGCGACGGCTGCGGAGCCGCGTTCGAATTCGACGGCGGGGCCTTTGCCGAAACCAAATGCGCGGCCTGCCTGACCAAGCCCTACCGGTTCGAGCGAGCGCGGGCCGCCTGTGTCTATGACGAAGCATCGCGCGGCCTGATCCTGAAGTTCAAGCACGGCGATCAGCAGCAGTTCGGTCCTCTGTTTGCGCGCTGGATCAGCCGATCGGCCGCGCCCTTGATCGCCGAGGCCGACGCCATCGCCCCGGTGCCGCTGCACCCCGCCCGCCTGCTGGGACGGCGCTTCAATCAGGCCGCCGAGATCGCGCGCCCGCTGGCCCGTGCGGCCCGGCGCGAGTATCTGCCCGACGCCCTGGCCCGCACCCGCGCGACGGACACCCAGGGCGGCAAGTCCGGCCGCGGTCGGCGCGAGAACGTGCACGGCGCCTTCGTGATGACCGAGGCGGGCCGCCTGAAGGTCAGAGGGCGGCGCATCCTTCTGGTCGATGACGTATTGACTACCGGAGCCACCGCCGAGGCCTGCGCCGAGGCGCTGATCGCCGCGGGCGCGCGCGCCGTGGATCTGGCGGTCGTCGCCAGGGTGCGCACCGCGCGCGAACTGCCTATCTAGGGCTAGTCAACACGGAGAAGAAATTTGGCCGAAGTCGTCCTCTACACCAAGCCGGGCTGCCCCTATTGCATGGCCGCAAAGTCGCTGTTCGAGCGCAAGGGCGTGGATTTCATCGAGATCGTCGCCTCCAACGACCCCGAGAAGAAGGCCGAGATGGTCGAGAGGTCCGGCGGCAAGGCCACCTTTCCGCAGATCTTCGTGGGTGGAAAACACCTCGGCGGCTCCGACGACGTCCACGCCTTGGACAGCCGAGGCGGCCTGGATCCCCTGCTTCAGGCCTGACCTATGGTCGAGCTCCCGCTCAGGATCGCACTGATCCAGGCCCGCTCGCCGGCGACGGCGCAGGCGGCGCTGGATCACGTCACGCCGCTGATCCGCGAGGCGGCGGCGGGCGACGCCCGCCTGATCCTGACGCCCGAGGCGACCAATCTGATGGAGCAGCGCCGCGACCGCCGCGGCGAGGCCATCGTCGATCAGGACGCGGACCCGGCGGTGCAGGGCCTGCGTGCGCTGGCCGCCGAACTGGGCGTCTGGCTGCTGATCGGCTCGGCTATCGTGCGGTCCGGCGACGATGCGCGATCGGCCAACCGGTCGCTGCTGATCGACCCGCAGGGTCAGATCACGGCCGCCTATGACAAGCTGCATGTCTTTGACGTCGATCTCCCGAATGGCGAGACCTACCGCGAAAGCAACGGCGTCCGGCCCGGAGACCGTGCCGTGGCCGCCGACACGCCTTGGGGAAGAATGGGCCTGACGGTCTGCTACGACCTGCGATTCCCGCACCTGTTTCGGGCCCTGGCCAAGGCGGGCGCAAGCCTCATCGCCGTGCCGGCCGCCTTCACGGTTCCGACCGGCGAAGCGCATTGGGAGACCCTGCTGCGCGCCCGCGCCATCGAGACCGGCGCCTTCGTGCTGGCCCCCGCCCAGGGCGGAATGCACGAGGACGGCCGCCGCACCTGGGGCCGCTCGACCGTGGTGGCGCCATGGGGCGAGGTCATCGCGCGGCTGGACAACGACGCGCCCGGCGTGCTTTTCGCCGACCTCGATCTGGCGGCCGTGGACAAGGCGCGGCGCGCCATTCCCGCCCTGACGCATGACCGAGACTTCGACCCGCCCGCATGATCCGCTACGCCCTGACCTGCGACCACGCCCACGGCTTCGAAGCCTGGTTCGCCTCGTCGTCCGACTATGACGATCAGGCCGCGCGGGGTCTGGTCGAATGCCCCTTCTGCGGTTCCCGACAGGTCGACAAGCAGATCATGGCTCCGGCGGTCGCGGGCACGCGCAAAAGCGCGCCGGACGGCGAGGCGGCGGCCAAAATGCAGGCCATGATGAGCCAGGCCGCCCGCCAGGTCCGCGCCCATGTCGAGGCCAACTTCGACTATGTCGGCGACGCCTTCGCCCGCGAGGCCCGCGACATTCACGAAGGCCGCTCCGAGAAACGGGAAATCTACGGCGAGGCCACCCCCGCCGATGTAAAGAAGCTCAAGGACGACGGCGTTCCCGTCGCACCCTTGCCGCCGGCTCCGATCGATCCGTCCAAGGCCAACTAGGGCTGCAGGCGGTACCCACCCGTGTCGGTCAGCAACAGGCGCGCCTGGCCGGGCTCGGGCTCGATCTTCTGGCGCAGGCGGTAGATGTGGGTTTCCAGCGTGTGGGTGGTGACCCCGGCGTTATAGCCCCATACCTCGGTCAGCAGCTCTTCGCGCGACACGGGCTTGGCCCCGGCGCGGTAGAGATACTTGAGGATGTTGGTTTCCTTCTCCGTCAGCCGGATCTTCCGCGCCTTGCCGTCCAGCAGAATCTTGGCGGCGGGCCGGAACTCATACGGGCCGACCTGGAAGACGGCGTCCTCGGACTGTTCATGGCTGCGCAGATGAGCGCGGATGCGCGCCAAGAGCACGGCGAAGCGGAAGGGCTTGGTCACATAGTCGTTGGCGCCGGAGTCCAGACCCAGGATGGCGTCGGAATCCGACGACTGCCCCGTCAGCATGATCACCGGCGTCGAAACTCCCGCCTTGCGGATCAGCCGGCACGCCTCGCGCCCGTCCATGTCGGGCAGGTCGACGTCCAGCAAGATCAGGTCGGCGCGGATCTCGCGCGCCTGGCGCACGCCGTCGGTGGCGGTCGCGGCCTGGACCGGCCGGAACTCCTCGTGCAGAGCCAGCTGCTCGGCCAGCGCCTCGCGCAGGTCGTCGTCGTCGTCGATGATCAGGATGGTCTTGGGTGCGGGCATGAACACAGAATGGCGAGGCTTGAGGGCCGCGCCAAGGCGTGCGGCCGCATTTGTCACACTCAAGAGGGCGAAAGCGGCGCTTTTCGTTCCCCGAAAAGTCTCGAACCCAGTCGGACATGGGTCGCGCCGGCCGCAATGGCTGCTTCGAAATCGTCGCTCATGCCCATGGACAGGGTGTTGAGCCCGTTGCGGGCGGCGATCTCGGCCAGCAGTCGGAAATGCGGTTCGGGCGGCGCGTCGGCTGGTGGAATGCACATCAGGCCCTCGACCAGAAGGTCGGCCGCACGGGCGCTCGCGATGAGGGCGTCAGCGGCGTCAGGCGCGACGCCGGCCTTCTGATCCTCGAGGCCCGTGTTGACCTGAATAAGGACCCGTGGCGCTCGGCCCCGCCTTTCTCCGGCGCGGGCCAGGGCCTGGATCAGGCGATCGCGGTCCACCGTCTCGATCACGTCGAACAACGCCACGGCCTCGGCCGCCTTGTTGGTCTGCAGCGGACCGATCAGGCGCAGCTCTAGATCGGCAAGGGCATCGCGACGGTCGGCCCAGCGCGCTTGCGCCTCCTGCACCCGGTTTTCGCCGAAGACGCGCTGACCGGCGTCCAGCGCGGCCCGGACCCGGTCGGGCGCCTGCGTCTTGGTCACGGCGGTCAGGGTCGGATGGTCGGTTCGGCCGGCGGCCTCAGCCGCCCGGGCGATGCGGTCGCGCGCCTCTGCAAGAGCCTCGGCGATGGACGAAGCCGGCGTGGCGGGCGATGAGGCGGACATGACTGCTCTCCTCACGGACGACGCCCAACGACTGTGGGACGCCGCACAGGCTCTAAACCGCGCCGCCGCCGCTGTCAGCCCGGCGGCCGGCCGCCTGCCGCCGCTGCTGTTCTTCACCGACCCGGCGCGGACGCCTCGCCCATGGGAGACCGCCGCGCGCCTGCCTGCCGGGGCCGGAGTGGTGTTTCGCCATTTCGGTGCGGCGGACGCTCTGGATCAGGCTCGACGGCTGAGGCAGGCGACGCGCTCGGCGGGGGTGCGTCTGCTGATCGGACTCGACGCCGAGCTGGCGCAGGCGGTCGCGGCGGACGGCGTCCACCTGCCGGAGCGAGCGCTGTCGACCGCCTATGGTCTTTCGGAGCGATATCCGGGATGGATCATGACCGGCGCTGCGCATTCAAAGGAAGCTCTGAACACAGTGCGGGCGCTGGACGCCGTTGTGCTGTCGCCGGTGTTCCCCGCGGGCGGCGCTTCAGCTTCGCGACCATCGCTGGGTCTGGGAGGACTGGCCGAGTTGGCCGCCGCCGCGCCCTGCCGGGCCTATGCGCTGGGCGGAGTGACGGCGGCGAATGCGGCCACCCTGACAGGCGTGTGCGGCTTGGCGGCGGTGGATTCGATCGCCAAGGCCTTCGGCCCCGACACGATCAGAACTTGAAGATGGTCTCGAGCCGCACCCGAGGCTGGCCCCGGCGGTCGGTTTCGGCGGGGCGAGCGGGGTCCACCTCGCGCGCCCCCAGATCGGCGGCGGCGCCGACGCTGAGGCGACGGTTCAGACGATAATAGGCGCCGGCCTCTACGTCGCCTAGGTCCGCCTCGCGCCCGACAGGCTGATTTAGGTTGAAGTTCAGACCCCATCGGCCAGGATCATACCAGCGAAGGCCCCGGCGCGGCGCAGGGGCGGAAGTGGCCCGGTCAGCGGCCGTCGAAGCGTCGGCAAGAGAAGTCTGAGCGACCGGCGCGCGGCGCTGCGCAGTGTTCGCGCTCTGCGCCTGCGCGACTTCGGCGGCGCTGGCGCAAGCCAGCCCGAGGAATATCGCCGCCATGACGCCGCCGAAGCGCATATCCTGCCCTCTCGCGTCGGTTTTTCCGACGCCTGTCGTCTGGAATGCGGCATTGCCGACTTCAGACTCACTGCGATTAAGCGCCGTCTGTCCGCACGGTCAATGCAACGCGGGTTTCACGGGCCGGTTCCGGACGATTCGGTCGCCTCTTGTGTCCCATGCGTCACGCGATGGACGACAACGACGACCCACTTGCGTCAAAGGGAGGCCGCCAAGCGCCCATTCGCCTTGTCATCGCCCCTTTTCGCCGTGTTATAGACAATCGCCGCGCCGGCATCGGCCAAGGCCGCCGCTGATCGTCCGACGGTTCGGCTCGGTGTTTCACTTTAACGAAGAGGTTTTCGATGGGCCAGTTCCGCGGCGCTCTCAAGGCGATCGTCCCGGCCGTCCTGCTGGGCATGACCGTCACCGCATGCGGCGGCGTGCCGGGCTTCCGGTCCAATCGAGCAGCCGAGGCCCAGCCCGGCATCGGCGTGAACGCCTTCCTGTGGCGTGCGACCCTGGACACCCTGTCATTCATGCCCCTTGCCAGCGCCGACCCGTACGGCGGCGTGGTGAACTATGACTGGTACGCCGATCCGGCCACGCCGAACGAGCGCTTCAAGGCGACCGTCTTCATTCTGGATCGCCGCCTGCGCGCCGACGCGCTGAACGTGACGGTGACCAAGGAAGTGCGCGACGCCTCGGGCGGCTGGGTCACGGCCCAGGTCGCTGCACAGACCGAGACCGATCTCGAAAACGCCATCCTGACCAAGGCGCGTCAGCTCAACCTGGCGACAGCCCGCTAAACCTTCTCTTCGCAATCCTCGGGGGCCGGCTTCAGGGCTCAGCGCCTGAGCCGACGCTTCAGGACTGACCGTGGCCCGATACGAGCCCAAGACCGCCGAACCTCGCCAGCAGGCCCGCTGGGCGGACGCCGACGCCTTTTCCGTCTCCAACGAGGATACGGGTCGTCCAAAGTACTATGTGCTTGAAATGTTTCCGTATCCCAGCGGGAACATCCATATGGGGCACGCTCGGAATTACGTCATGGGCGACGTGGTGGCGCGTCACAAGCGGGCCCAGGGCTTCGACGTTCTTCACCCGATGGGCTGGGACGCCTTCGGCATGCCGGCCGAGAACGCGGCCATGGAGCGCGGCGTCCATCCCGGCGACTGGACCTGGTCCAACATCGCCAACATGCGCGAACAGCTGAAGCTTTTGGGCCTGTCGCTGGACTGGTCGCGCGAGTTCGCGACCTGCGACCCCGACTACTACGGAAAGCAGCAGGCCTGGTTCCTGGAGCTGTGTCGGCGCGGCCTGGTCTATCGCAAGGACGGCGTGGTCAACTGGGATCCGGTCGACAACACCGTGCTCGCCAATGAACAGGTCATCGACGGCCGCGGCTGGCGCTCGGGCGCCGTGGTCGAGAAGCGCAAGCTGAACCAGTGGTTCCTGCGCATCACCGACTATGCCGATGATCTGATCGAGGGCCTGACCGAGCTGGAAGGCCGCTGGCCCGACAAGGTCCGGCTGATGCAGGAGAACTGGATCGGCCGCTCCAAGGGTCTGCAGATGACCTGGGCCTGGGCGGGCGACGCGCCGGCGGGCTTTGAAAGCGGGCTGGAAATCTACACCACCCGGCCCGACACCCTGTTCGGCGCCAGCTTCATGGGGCTGGCCCCTGACCATCCGATCTCCAAACAGCTGGCCGAAGCCGATCCGGCCATCGCCGCTTTCGTGGCCGACTGCCGCAAGGGCGGCTCCAGCCAGGCCGAGATCGAACAGGCCGAAAAGATCGGGCGCGACACCGGCCTGAAGGTCGTGCACCCCTTCACCGGCCAGGAAATTCCCGTCTGGATCGCCAACTTCATCCTGTCGGAATACGGCACCGGTGCGATCTTCGCCTGTCCCGCGCACGACCAGCGCGATCTGGACTTCGCCCACAAATACGATCTGCCCGTAATCCCGGTCGTCCGGCCAGAGGGCGCGGGCGACGACTTCTCCGTGGGATCGGAAGCCTACACCGGCCCCGGCTTGATCTTCCATTCCGACTTCCTGGACGGGCTGGACATCGAGACCGCCAAGGCCGAGGCCGTGCGCCGCATCGAAGCCACTGGCCAGGGTCAGGGCGCGACCATCTATCGCCTCCGTGACTGGGGCGTGTCGCGCCAGCGGTATTGGGGCTGCCCCATCCCGATCATCCACTGCGAGGCCTGCGGTCCCGTCGAGGTTCCGGCCGACCAGCTGCCGGTCGAACTGCCCAAGGATGTCACCTTCGACGTGCCCGGCAATCCGCTGGACCGCCACCCCACGTGGAAGCACGTCAAATGTCCCTCGTGCGGGGGCGACGCCCGGCGCGAGACGGATACGCTGGACACCTTCGTCGACAGCTCCTGGTACTTCGCCCGCTTCGCCGATCCCAAGGCGGCCGATCCGATCAACCGCGCCGCCGCCGCCCGCTGGCTGCCGGTCGATCAGTACATCGGCGGGGTCGAGCATGCGGTGCTGCACCTGCTCTACGCTCGCTTCATTAGCCGCGCCCTGACGGACGCGGGCCTGATGGACGTGAAGGAGCCCTTCGCCGGCCTGTTCACCCAGGGCATGGTGGTCCACGAGACCTATTTCGACGGCGTTGACAACGGCAAGCCGCGCTGGATCGAGCCCTCGGACGTGCGCATCGAGACGGTCGACGGCCAGCGTGTCGCCACCCGGCTGTCGACGGGCGCCCAGGTCTCGATCGGCGACATCGAGAAGATGTCCAAGTCCAAGAAGAACGTGGTGGCCCCGCAGGATATCATCGAGGCCTATGGCGTCGACGCCGGCCGCCTGTTCGTCCTGTCCGACAGCCCGCCCGAGCGTGACGTGCAGTGGTCGACCGGCGGCGTCGAGGGCGCCAGCCGCTTCGTCCAGCGCGTCTGGGCCGAGTTCGACGGCTTCGACGCCGCTCAGTCCGGCGATGCGGCCGCTGGCGCCGCCCTGCGCCGCGAAACGCACAAGGCCATCAAGGCCGTGTCGGACGGGGTCGAGGGCTTCCGCTTCAACTCCGCCATCGCCAAGCTCTACGCCTTCGTCGCCACCGTGCGTCAGTACGCCGGTGCCGACGCCGAGGCCCGCCGCGAGGCCCTGTCGGCCCTGGCGCGCCTGGTCGCCCCCTTCACGCCCCACCTGGCCGAGGAATGCTGGGCCCGCCTGGGTGAGGACGGCATGGTCCTGAATGCGCCCTGGCCCGTCTACGACCCCGCCCTGGCCGCCGATGACGAGGTCACCCTGCCGATCCAGATCGGCGGCAAGCGTCGCGGCGAGATCGTCATGCCCAAGGGTGCAGACCCCAAGGCGGTGGAAGAGGCGGCGCTGGCCAATGCGGCCGTTCAGGCCTACCTTGCCGCCAACAGCCTCTCGGTCCGCAAGGTGATCGTCGTGCCCGACCGCATCGTCAATCTGGTGGCCGGATGAGGCGCGCACTGGCGATTCTGGCGGCCTCCGTAGCTCTGTCGGGTTGCGGCTTCACGCCCCTTTATGGGGACCTCGGAGTAGCGGGCGGCTTGTCTCGCATCACGGTCAGCACGCCGGACGACCGGCTGGGGTATCGGCTGCGCGAGCAGCTGGAGGACGCCCTGGGCTATGACCGGACCGCGCCGTCGGCCTACGCCCTCTCAACGGTCCTGGATGCGCAGCGCCGTCCTCTGGGTCGCCGCATCGACGACACCGCCAGCCGCTATGAACTGACCGTGCGCGCGGTCTGGACCCTCACCCCCGCCAGCGGCGGCGAAGCGCTGACAGGTACAGAGACAGCCACCGTCACCTATGCCGCGGCCGACCAGCCCTATGCCGCCATCGCCGCCCAGCAGGACGGCGAGGATCGCGCCGCTGCGGAACTGGCCCGACTGATCCGGCTGGACCTCATGCGGGCGCTCGCCGTCGGCCAGCCCTAGGCCGGGAGCGGTGACGCCATGATCCTGGCCAAGCGGCCCGAGGTCGATCGCTTCCTCAAGTCACCGGACCCCGCCGTCCGCGCGGCTCTTTTCCACGGCAAAGACCGCTCCGGCGTGGGCGAGCGGGCGGTGGTTCTGTCCAAGACGGTGACGCCGGACCTCAACGACCCGTTCAACGTCACCCTGCTGACCGAGACCGACATCGACAACGATCCGGCGCGTCTGGAGGACGCCCTGACCGCCATGAGCCTGATGGGCGGTCGGCGCCTGGTGCGGGTGCGACTGAGCGACGGCAAACCGGGCGTCGACAAGGCCCTGGCCGCCGCCCTGACGATCCATGCCGACGGCGGCTTCAACCCCGACGCCATGCTGGTGATCGAGGCCGGAGCGCTGGGGCGGGAATCCGCGCTGCGCAAGGCGGCGGAAAAGGCCACGGGCGCCGTCTCGATCGCCTGTTATGAAGACGAGGTCGGGGATGTGTCGCGCATGACACGCGAGGCCCTCGCCGCCGACAAGGTGGGCCTGACCTCGGACGCGCTGGAGATGTTCGTCGCCCGCCTGCCCCGCGAGCGTGGTCTGATGCGCCAAGAGATCGAGCGGTTGGCCCTGTTCATCGGACCCGGCTCAGGACGCAGCATTGGTCCCGAAGAACTGGAGCAGCACCTGGGCGTCGAGCCGGACGCCTCTCTGTCGGACGCCGCGCTCCAGGCCTTCGGCGCGCGGCCCGGTCCTGCCCAAGCCGGCCTGCGCCGCGCCTTCGCCGAGGGCGAGAGTGCTGTCATGGCCGTGCGCATGACCGCGCTTCACCTCGGGAAGCTTCGTCGAATCAATATCTTGCAACAGAGCGGCGCAGGCGCGAAGGAGGCCGCCAAGGCGGCCGGCGTCTTCTGGAAACAGGAAGCCGAAATGCTGCGTCAGGCGCGCGGCTGGCGGCTGGAAATGCTCGACGAGGTGCAGGACAGCGTCAACGCCGCCGATGTCGCGTCCAAGACGACAGGCCAGCCTGACCAACTGATCGCCGAGCGCCTATTGCTGGAGATCGCCGCGCGCGGGCGTCGCCTGGGGCTGTAAAGCCCGGCTTCTAGCCCCGCTTGGAGGCCTTGCGGAAGGCCGGCTTGTTCATTGCTGCGGCCTGACGCTGCATCGACTTCTCGGTCCCGCCGACCGGCGCCTTGCCCGGCTTCCCGGGGGCCGACACGCCCGCCTTCTTGGCCGCCAGCGCGCGTTTCAGGGCGTCGAGCGCCTGGGCCTTGTCGGTGTCGGTCATGGGGTCAGCCCTTCATCAGTCGACGGCACAACTCGTCGAGCTGCTCCAGCGATCCATAGCGCAACGTCAGCTCGCCCTTGCCGCCTTTGTCGCTGAGCGCGACCTTCAGGCCCAGCGCGTCGGCCAGATCCTGTTCCAGCGCGGCGATGTCGGCGTCGCCGTCCGAAGATTTAGCCTTGCTCGGACGCGGCGTTTTCGGGCCCTCGGCCGCCTGTCGCGCCAGGGCCTCGGTCTGACGCACGTTGAGCCCTTTGGACAGGACCACATCGGCGAGCGCCTTGGGGTCCGGCGCGGTGATCAGCGCGCGCGCGTGGCCGGCCGTCAGCTTCTCCTCCATCACCAGATTCAGCACCGAGATCGGCAGCTGCAGCAGGCGCAGGGTGTTGGCTACGTGACTGCGGCTCTTGCCGACCACGCCGGCCAGGGCGTCCTGGCTGCGGCCGAACCGCTCCATCAGGTTTGAATAGGCGTTCGCTTCCTCGACCGGGTTCAGGTCGGCGCGTTGCAC is a window encoding:
- a CDS encoding ParB/RepB/Spo0J family partition protein, with the translated sequence MSERQRGLGRGLAALMGEQDAAPAAGAQTTTESVRRAPIERLKPNPDQPRKIFQREDLDELTASIRDKGVLQPILVRAQPGEEGVWQIIAGERRWRAAQAARLKEVPIVVHEMEDSDVLEAAIIENVQRADLNPVEEANAYSNLMERFGRSQDALAGVVGKSRSHVANTLRLLQLPISVLNLVMEEKLTAGHARALITAPDPKALADVVLSKGLNVRQTEALARQAAEGPKTPRPSKAKSSDGDADIAALEQDLADALGLKVALSDKGGKGELTLRYGSLEQLDELCRRLMKG
- the leuS gene encoding leucine--tRNA ligase, producing the protein MARYEPKTAEPRQQARWADADAFSVSNEDTGRPKYYVLEMFPYPSGNIHMGHARNYVMGDVVARHKRAQGFDVLHPMGWDAFGMPAENAAMERGVHPGDWTWSNIANMREQLKLLGLSLDWSREFATCDPDYYGKQQAWFLELCRRGLVYRKDGVVNWDPVDNTVLANEQVIDGRGWRSGAVVEKRKLNQWFLRITDYADDLIEGLTELEGRWPDKVRLMQENWIGRSKGLQMTWAWAGDAPAGFESGLEIYTTRPDTLFGASFMGLAPDHPISKQLAEADPAIAAFVADCRKGGSSQAEIEQAEKIGRDTGLKVVHPFTGQEIPVWIANFILSEYGTGAIFACPAHDQRDLDFAHKYDLPVIPVVRPEGAGDDFSVGSEAYTGPGLIFHSDFLDGLDIETAKAEAVRRIEATGQGQGATIYRLRDWGVSRQRYWGCPIPIIHCEACGPVEVPADQLPVELPKDVTFDVPGNPLDRHPTWKHVKCPSCGGDARRETDTLDTFVDSSWYFARFADPKAADPINRAAAARWLPVDQYIGGVEHAVLHLLYARFISRALTDAGLMDVKEPFAGLFTQGMVVHETYFDGVDNGKPRWIEPSDVRIETVDGQRVATRLSTGAQVSIGDIEKMSKSKKNVVAPQDIIEAYGVDAGRLFVLSDSPPERDVQWSTGGVEGASRFVQRVWAEFDGFDAAQSGDAAAGAALRRETHKAIKAVSDGVEGFRFNSAIAKLYAFVATVRQYAGADAEARREALSALARLVAPFTPHLAEECWARLGEDGMVLNAPWPVYDPALAADDEVTLPIQIGGKRRGEIVMPKGADPKAVEEAALANAAVQAYLAANSLSVRKVIVVPDRIVNLVAG
- the holA gene encoding DNA polymerase III subunit delta; its protein translation is MILAKRPEVDRFLKSPDPAVRAALFHGKDRSGVGERAVVLSKTVTPDLNDPFNVTLLTETDIDNDPARLEDALTAMSLMGGRRLVRVRLSDGKPGVDKALAAALTIHADGGFNPDAMLVIEAGALGRESALRKAAEKATGAVSIACYEDEVGDVSRMTREALAADKVGLTSDALEMFVARLPRERGLMRQEIERLALFIGPGSGRSIGPEELEQHLGVEPDASLSDAALQAFGARPGPAQAGLRRAFAEGESAVMAVRMTALHLGKLRRINILQQSGAGAKEAAKAAGVFWKQEAEMLRQARGWRLEMLDEVQDSVNAADVASKTTGQPDQLIAERLLLEIAARGRRLGL
- the lptE gene encoding LPS assembly lipoprotein LptE, producing MRRALAILAASVALSGCGFTPLYGDLGVAGGLSRITVSTPDDRLGYRLREQLEDALGYDRTAPSAYALSTVLDAQRRPLGRRIDDTASRYELTVRAVWTLTPASGGEALTGTETATVTYAAADQPYAAIAAQQDGEDRAAAELARLIRLDLMRALAVGQP